The DNA window CGAAAAACCGCGATGCGCAGATCCGCAAGCTGCGGCAGCGCCGCGCGCAGGTCGCCACCGGTCAGAGGGCGGACATCGGGTGCCACCGGCTCAGGCGACCTGAGCCGTCCAGTCGGAAAGATTATAACGGGTCGTCACGCGGGAAATTTTACCGTCCCGGATGTCAAAGAACGAACCTGCAGGCAGGCGGTAAGACTGGCCACGCGCTTCCGGCAGACCTTCATCTGTCGCCATATAAGTGCCGTTGACGGTGTATTCCGCCGCCCCGCGCGCGCCATCGGGGGAGGTAAAGATGACCATATCTGTCAGCGTTTCGTCGTAACAGCGGCTCATATGCGCGCAGAAGGCTTCGAAAGCGGCCTTGCCGGTACGGATATCGCCCTCGTTGACGTGATGGGCCACGTCATCGGTCAGACAGCCGAGCATGGCGGGAATGTCCTTTGCGTTAAAGGCATCGAAATAGCGGTGCAGGACAGTGCTCATGCGGGTCTCCCGGGGTTGCGCGGGGCCCTTGATGCGGCGGCCGGTCGGTGCTGTCAATGCTGCCCTGCCTCGTCTGAATGCCGCGCGGGGCTGGCGCAGGTGCCGGGTGCCGCCTATGGTCCGCGGCAAAAGACAGGCGAAAAGACATGCTCAAAGACGCATCCGAAATCCGGCCCGCGCAGCACAGGTATTCGGGAAAGATCACCGATCCGGACCGCTGGGCGCTTTATGCGCCGCGACGGGGCGATATCATCGTGTGCACGCCCGCGAAGTGCGGCACCACCTGGACGCAGTCGATCATCGCGCTGCTGCTGAACGGAGGCCATGATCTGAACGCGCCTGTGACGCATATATCGCCATGGATTGACGCGGATTTTGAGGACGCAGAGAGCGAAGCGGCGCCCGGGCGGTTGGCTGCGAGACCCGGCCGCCGGGTGATCAAGACGCATACTCCGGGCGACGGGTTTCCGGTCTGGGACGGGGTGCATGTGGTTGCCGTTTACCGGCATCCGCTCGATGTGGTGCTGTCGCTGCGCAAACATCTGATGAACATGGTGCGGATCAGCGATCACCCGATGAAAGAGGCGTTGCCGGCAGCGCTGCGGTACTTTCTGCAGGCGCCGTTCTCGCCTGATGACGTCGA is part of the Roseobacter ponti genome and encodes:
- a CDS encoding ketosteroid isomerase-related protein produces the protein MSTVLHRYFDAFNAKDIPAMLGCLTDDVAHHVNEGDIRTGKAAFEAFCAHMSRCYDETLTDMVIFTSPDGARGAAEYTVNGTYMATDEGLPEARGQSYRLPAGSFFDIRDGKISRVTTRYNLSDWTAQVA
- a CDS encoding sulfotransferase domain-containing protein is translated as MLKDASEIRPAQHRYSGKITDPDRWALYAPRRGDIIVCTPAKCGTTWTQSIIALLLNGGHDLNAPVTHISPWIDADFEDAESEAAPGRLAARPGRRVIKTHTPGDGFPVWDGVHVVAVYRHPLDVVLSLRKHLMNMVRISDHPMKEALPAALRYFLQAPFSPDDVDTDALKLLTEHYRRTVAARPGGQVTVLHYADMIADHAGTVARLARVLGIDADEEAQARVVAATAFTSMKRRAADFAPQGGTGLWKNDTAFFDSGGTEKWRGVFSEADLAAFEARLAELVPEPGLRHWLQYGGACAHGS